The Thermococcus alcaliphilus sequence TGTTAGAAAGGGGCTTATTAGGGGAAGGTCGATTGAGAGCGTTATTGCGGCTTGTGTTTACGCTGCATGCAGGCTCTTGAAGATTCCGAGGACTCTTGATGAGATTGCCGATATTGCCAAGGTTGACAAGAAAGAAATTGGCAGGAGCTTCAGGTTCATTGCGAGGAATTTGAACTTAACTCCCAAGAAGCTCTTCGTTAAGCCGACGGATTATGTGAACAAGTTTGCCGATGAGCTCGGCTTAAGTGAGAGGACGAGGAGAAGGGCTATAGAGCTCCTTGAGAAGGCTTACGAGATGGGCTTGACGAGTGGTAAAAGCCCTGCTGGCCTTGTTGCTGCCGCATTGTACATTGCCGGTCTCCTGGAGGGCGAGAAGAGGACTCAAAGGGAAGTCGCCGAAGTTGCAAGAGTAACAGAAGTCACAGTAAGAAACAGATACAAAGAAATGGTAGAAAAACTAGGGCTAAAGCTCCCGCTTTGAGTATATTTTCTGGAAATCCGCTTTTCACTTTTTAAACCAGCTATCCAGCGTAAACTGTTTCCCGGCCTTTACTGCTTTTTTAAGCCTTTCTAAGCCGTTTTTAACTCTTTCTTCACTGAAATCATGCTCATCACAGAGAAACTTTAATATTCCTTCTTCATCGGGCATTTTCCATTCGAGCTTGTATTCGTCTGTTGTCGGCGGGTTTAGGAAGAACTCCTTTATTGCATAGAGATCAACGTCGCTCATTTTTTGGTACTTTGCCAGAGGATCTTTGGAGTATTTGACTATTTCAAGGGCCTTTTTTGGTCCAATCCCTTTTATGCCTCCAGGATTGTAGTCCGTTCCCACGAGAATTGCAAGTTCTATCAGCTTTTCCCTCGTTATCTTAAGCTCCTTTAACACCTCTTCAAGAACTATGAGCTCCGGTTTAACTTCCACGTAAATATCCTTCCCAGGAAGCTTTCTCTTTCCAGTTATGGTGAGGTTTCTCACTAGCCTTGGTGTTCCAAAGAGGAGCGAATCGTAGTCCTGGCTCGCCGAAGCCCAAACGTGCCCTTTAGATGCCATATAAGCTGCCTGCGCTTCACCTTCGCTGGGAGCCTGCACCCATGGGATGCCCATAAGCTCCAAAAGCTTCTTAGCATCCTCGATAAGCATCTCATTTACTTTGCTCGCCCGCTGTGCATATTTCTTTGCCTCTTCTAAGTCTCCCCTTGCTAGGGCTTCCTCCCATTTTTCCTGCGCTTCCTCCCTAGCCTCAGCTCTTTTTTCAAGCTCTTTTTTCTTGAACTCTGGAGGCTTCCCATCGAATACATACGCAGGCTTTATTCCCGCTTCCATTAGGTTTATAGTCCTGTAAAAAAGCCCTGAAAGATGGGACGTTATTCTTCCCTTGGAATCCATTAAAGGAGTCCCATCTCGTTGCCTTATTGTTGAGAGAAACTGGTAAATAGCGTTAAATGCATCTATCGCAACTTTTCTCCCATTTAAATTTTCAAGCTCAAGCTCTTTTCTTGGTAAAAGCTCACCAATCTGGACTCCCATTACTCACCACCTATCCTAATGTATAGGTGACCAAGTATAAAAAGCAATCCACCGACGGCAAAGAGCTTTAAGGCATCGAGCTCCTTAAAATCCGAGGCAACGATGAGCTTTTGGACAAGTGCAACAATTCCAACCTCAAGAATGTGAGATATGCTCACGCGGTGCTGCCTTAAATAGATTATCAAGATTCTGTAGGTTTCTATTAGGATAATAGTCACTAGTATGTTCGCAATCAGAAGTTTTGGGTCGCTGACCTTGTAAGTTAGCTTAAAGTTGAGGTAGATGGAGTATAGGGTGAGGTATAGTATGAAGAACAGGAACACCATAACAACTGTATCAAAGGAAATCTCTAAGGCTTTCCTGAAAAGTTTGTGAATTTGGGTATATTGGGCTGTTTTTTCATCTTCAATCCTCGTCATTTCTATCAGCCTACCGGTGTGTTCATCACCCTCTCAGGGAGGGGAAGGGTCATCACCATTTTCTATTTTCTCTTTGTGACTTTAAAGCATTGCTCCTTTAGCATCTTTGGGTAGATACGACAACTGCAGGATGCATGATCATTCTTCAATTATCGTTCAAAACCATTGGTTCCTTTAACAAACGCCGATATCCAAGTCGTCAAATGAATAAGAGAAAAGTTATAACTCCT is a genomic window containing:
- a CDS encoding phosphate-starvation-inducible PsiE family protein, giving the protein MTRIEDEKTAQYTQIHKLFRKALEISFDTVVMVFLFFILYLTLYSIYLNFKLTYKVSDPKLLIANILVTIILIETYRILIIYLRQHRVSISHILEVGIVALVQKLIVASDFKELDALKLFAVGGLLFILGHLYIRIGGE
- the fen gene encoding flap endonuclease-1, with protein sequence MGVQIGELLPRKELELENLNGRKVAIDAFNAIYQFLSTIRQRDGTPLMDSKGRITSHLSGLFYRTINLMEAGIKPAYVFDGKPPEFKKKELEKRAEAREEAQEKWEEALARGDLEEAKKYAQRASKVNEMLIEDAKKLLELMGIPWVQAPSEGEAQAAYMASKGHVWASASQDYDSLLFGTPRLVRNLTITGKRKLPGKDIYVEVKPELIVLEEVLKELKITREKLIELAILVGTDYNPGGIKGIGPKKALEIVKYSKDPLAKYQKMSDVDLYAIKEFFLNPPTTDEYKLEWKMPDEEGILKFLCDEHDFSEERVKNGLERLKKAVKAGKQFTLDSWFKK
- a CDS encoding transcription initiation factor IIB; translation: MTKHRVCPVCGSDKFVYDPERGEVICANCGFVIQENMIDMGPEWRAFDASQREKRSRTGAPESILLHDKGLSTDIGYDRNVKGLMREKIYRLRKWQSRLRVSDAAERNLAFALSELDRLGARLNLPKHVEEEAARLYREAVRKGLIRGRSIESVIAACVYAACRLLKIPRTLDEIADIAKVDKKEIGRSFRFIARNLNLTPKKLFVKPTDYVNKFADELGLSERTRRRAIELLEKAYEMGLTSGKSPAGLVAAALYIAGLLEGEKRTQREVAEVARVTEVTVRNRYKEMVEKLGLKLPL